One genomic segment of Ricinus communis isolate WT05 ecotype wild-type chromosome 3, ASM1957865v1, whole genome shotgun sequence includes these proteins:
- the LOC8258058 gene encoding plant intracellular Ras-group-related LRR protein 6 encodes MLYEQQQQQQHQMMVRVDMGKKADNRESIEEQKLEIVDLSGMSLDTLPSPSLNLATICKLDLSNNNLQSIPESLTARLLNIVILDVHSNQLKSLPNSIGCLSKLKVLNVAGNLLACLPKTIENCRSLEELNANFNKLSVLPNTIGFELVNLKKLSVNSNKLVFLPHSITHLTSLKTLDARLNNLRSLPEDLENLINLKVLNVSQNFQYLETLPYSIGLLFSLIELDISYNRITSLPNSIGCLRKLQKLSVEGNPLVSPPMEVVEQGLHTVKEYLSEKMNAGHKSPQKKKSWVGKLVKYGTFNGSTRNQINSTNNEERKAFIMSEYRSIDGLASPSYMGMFSPRRLFSPKNIFH; translated from the exons ATGTTGTAtgaacagcagcagcagcaacaacaTCAAATGATGGTGAGGGTGGATATGGGAAAGAAGGCAGATAATAGAGAGTCCATAGAGGAACAAAAGCTTGAGATTGTTGATTTGAGTGGCATGTCTTTGGACACTCTACCTAGCCCTTCCCTTAACTTGGCCACCATATGTAAACTAGACCTCTCTAATAACAATCTTCAG AGCATACCAGAATCTTTAACAGCAAGATTGCTCAACATTGTGATATTGGATGTACACTCAAATCAGCTAAAATCCCTTCCAAATTCAATTGGATGTTTGTCAAAGCTCAAGGTTCTGAATGTAGCCGGCAACCTTCTCGCTTGTCTTCCTAAAACTATTGAGAATTGCAG AAGTTTAGAGGAATTGAATGCCAACTTCAACAAGTTAAGCGTGCTGCCAAACACAATTGGATTTGAGCTGGTGAACCTGAAGAAGCTGTCAGTAAACTCAAACAAGCTAGTGTTCCTTCCACATTCCATTACTCATCTAACCTCTCTAAAAACATTAGACGCACGCCTTAACAACCTAAGATCCCTACCGGAAGATCTTGAGAACCTTATAAACTTAAAAGTTCTTAACGTCAGCCAAAATTTTCAATACCTTGAAACACTGCCATACTCCATTGGCCTactgttttctcttattgaattGGACATTAGTTACAATAGAATAACTTCTCTGCCAAACTCCATTGGCTGCCTCAGGAAGCTCCAAAAGCTTAGCGTTGAAGGGAACCCACTCGTTTCGCCGCCGATGGAGGTGGTCGAGCAGGGCTTGCATACTGTTAAAGAGTACCTGAGCGAGAAAATGAATGCCGGTCACAAGAGcccacaaaagaagaaatcatGGGTAGGTAAGTTGGTCAAGTACGGAACCTTCAATGGAAGCACgagaaatcaaattaatagtactaataatgaGGAGAGAAAAGCGTTCATCATGTCGGAATATCGTTCCATTGACGGGCTTGCTTCTCCTAGCTATATGGGAATGTTCTCACCTCGTCGGCTTTTCTCACCTAAGAATATCTTTCACTAG